The Trichoderma atroviride chromosome 5, complete sequence genome contains a region encoding:
- a CDS encoding uncharacterized protein (EggNog:ENOG41~TransMembrane:3 (o26-43i50-68o80-101i)) — translation MANNSTEAKGYAPFDLYPYNPSQGPAFAFLSFFGVVCLLHLVAMIPYRSFFPLPLVIGCGMEAGAYWFRSQSHNDVRKTLPFLLQNLLLLSTPPFLAASIYMSPRRIARILEAEHLTLHPRVLTKISFSSTSSAS, via the exons ATGGCGAACAACAGCACAGAAGCCAAGGGATACGCTCCGTTCGACTTGTACCCCTACAACCCATCTCAAGGCCCGGCATTCGCCTTCTTATCCTTTTTTGGAGTCgtttgtcttcttcacttGGTGGCCATGATTCCATATCGCTcatttttccctttgcccCTCGTTATCGGCTGTGGTA TGGAAGCCGGCGCCTACTGGTTTCGATCACAATCCCACAACGACGTACGAAAGACTTTACCCTTCCTACTCCAGAATTTACTACTCTTGTCGACGCCGCCATTCCTGGCGGCCAGCATTTACATGTCCCCTCGCCGCATTGCACGAATCCTGGAAGCAGAGCACCTAACACTACATCCTCGTGTATTGACGAAGATTTCGTTCTCGTcgacatcatctgcttcgTGA
- a CDS encoding uncharacterized protein (EggNog:ENOG41), with translation MPSYVVTGSSKGLGYALVKVLASNPLNTVIGLVRDPTVTRARLDADGIFNVHVVAADISDGTAVRNAAEETKRFLGGAGLDVLINNAAYVSVTTALTSLKDFEHNTQTVLEEAQKSFDINVSGVAQTVFAFLPLLREGKMKKIVGISSGMGDIDLINGVNLANAAPYAVSKAALSTMFAKFNAAYQDEELLFFTICPGLVDTAEGNTTLSSDDLSRLQIMNAKFEEYAPGFKAADPITAAESCLSAIARSSLKKGVWGFIS, from the exons ATGCCAAGCTACGTTGTGACTGGGTCAAGCAAAGGACTTGGT TATGCCTTGGTCAAGGTCCTGGCGTCAAATCCCCTCAACACAGTCATTGGACTTGTTCGAGACCCAACCGTTACTCGAGCTCGCCTAGACGCCGACGGCATATTCAACGTGCACGTTGTAGCCGCAGACATTAGCGATGGCACAGCCGTGAGAAATGCTGCAGAGGAAACGAAACGCTTTCTTGGAGGCGCGGGATTAGATGTCTTGATAAACAATGCCGCGTACGTGAGCGTAACTACGGCATTGACTAGTTTGAAAGACTT CGAGCATAATACGCAAACCGTCTTGGAAGAGGCGCAGAAGAGCTTCGATATCAATGTTTCAGGCGTTGCCCAAACCGTCTTCGCTTTCCTTCCACTGCTCCGAGAaggaaaaatgaagaaaattgTGGGAATATCGAGTGGTATGGGCGATATTG ATCTAATAAACGGTGTCAATCTTGCGAATGCAGCTCCTTACGCCGTAAGCAAAGCGGCCTTGAGCACCATGTTTGCAAAATTCAACGCTGCGtatcaagatgaagagcttttGTTCTTCACCATATGCCCCGGTCTCGTCGACACCGCTGAGGGTAATACCACTT TATCGAGCGATGACTTGTCTCGCTTACAGATAATGAATGCCAAATTTGAAGAGTATGCGCCGGGCTTCAAAGCGGCTGACCCGATTACCGCTGCGGAGAGCTGTTTGTCAGCGATCGCTCGCTCATCATTAAAAAAGGGGGTATGGGGGTTCATTTCTTAG
- a CDS encoding uncharacterized protein (EggNog:ENOG41~TransMembrane:1 (o348-368i)): MGNARRQHTKSRLGCQTCKRRKIKCDEVKPQCGNCSRFSVPCDFSAIPAQATSSAPKSARRGRPRSDWASWAEQLRLSSAASAPGTCTCSAKRLDVDSLELFHNFMTTTAQTLGDNTKLWSEGVPQLGFQHPCILDLMLALSSYQLARLKPHNEPRYLELAEKHSTFALQGATEFLKRLDSETSAPLYVIAALICFTALAKGPTPGHLLLVAEHGQVSWLSLLGGVKFVVSTSGWPSIFSGALADYEPQPEKEKQQEESPLSEPLVTGVEDWRLSLNDISDLIAVVGVQQVRNAYEREMEVLLSCFESTFGKGRDSRRTVKGTMQAVMAWVYQLNDVFIEQLENKDPIALIILGHFCVLFSTIERYWFIQGWARHTIQEILHISEACRRWLSWPIQYLE; encoded by the exons ATGGGCAACGCGCGGAGACAGCATACCAAGTCTCGTCTTGGTTGCCAAACGTGCAAAAGGCGAAAAATCAAG TGTGACGAGGTCAAACCTCAATGCGGGAACTGCTCTCGATTCAGCGTCCCTTGTGACTTTTCTGCAATTCCTGCGCAGGCAACCAGTTCGGCTCCCAAGTcagctcgtcgaggccgGCCTCGATCCGACTGGGCGAGTTGGGCCGAGCAGCTTCGTCTGAGCTCTGCTGCTTCCGCCCCAGGAACATGTACATGTTCAGCGAAGCGGCTTGATGTTGACAGCTTGGAGCTATTCCATAACTTCATGACTACTACTGCGCAAACATTGGGCGACAATACCAAGCTCTGGTCCGAAGGGGTGCCTCAGCTTGGCTTTCAGCATCCTTGCATCCTTGATCTTATGCTGGCCTTGTCATCTTACCAGCTTGCTAGACTGAAGCCGCACAACGAGCCAAGATATCTGGAGCTTGCTGAGAAGCACTCGACCTTTGCTCTACAAGGAGCAACCGAGTTCCTCAAACGCCTAGATAGCGAGACTTCAGCACCACTTTACGTCATTGCCGCTCTCATATGCTTCACAGCCTTGGCTAAAGGACCTACTCCGGGCCATTTGCTTCTGGTTGCCGAGCATGGACAAGTCTCGTGGCTGTCATTGCTCGGTGGCGTGAAATTCGTCGTTTCCACGTCGGGGTGgccatccatcttctccgGTGCGCTGGCCGACTATGAGCCTCAgccggagaaggagaaacAACAGGAGGAGTCGCCCCTGTCAGAACCCTTGGTGACTGGCGTTGAAGACTGGCGCTTGTCCTTGAACGACATTTCAGACCTGATAGCCGTCGTTGGAGTGCAGCAAGTTAGGAATGCTTACGAACGCGAGATGGAGGTATTGTTAAGCTGTTTTGAGTCAACCTTTGGTAAGGGCCGAGATTCCCGGCGAACCGTCAAAGGCACGATGCAGGCTGTCATGGCCTGGGTCTACCAGCTGAATGATGTATTCATTGAGCAGTTGGAAAATAAAGACCCCATTGCCTTGATTATCTTGGGTCACTTCTGCGTCTTGTTCAGCACCATTGAACGGTATTGGTTCATTCAAGGATGGGCGCGGCACACCATACAAGAAATCCTTCACATCTCGGAGGCATGTCGCAGATGGCTTTCCTGGCCAATCCAATACTTGGAATGA
- a CDS encoding uncharacterized protein (EggNog:ENOG41), with product MASSASLLTSRRLSLMSQSQSTSSWLSRAFSILFPCKQKERMAGFQYPGVNLPIPPDYIRHDERVPIYPIGLPNARAADSYILPIREVAMMMLMDTLTDKPNWHEKVFDEAIVAKWRHEAMTQPQHSLFLRIMEGKWDSDKHPFPQCRILSEEAFEFCIAELRNKAKYFVETGLIPTLDSAGNAIIKSDNLISDSLRDELVTAFDTLRADQAENVDWHPRSNDMVQNLVHPSMYPFVFGRSRFLDEEQVGIKTALAFIGEGRVVPEIESMPDYGERFLDSYWIGIRNVVPKEYRSSVYQWLPANVAFRDDGTTEFTSYINNLHPEEYPSIYEAIEHAIDTALPAWDQCLRKNITYKHDIVAGRCDSRFELITEASDGDEDLWTKSATYGVPDDDEPDETGYVRTSAFRALRYRWRHVHTSVGPLLYPGEWVQGREAILPEPKEFAEIDYTPKRRLGKMFKKHGLQVIVKMASIELTPEKPHFPSGSWHVEGQMNERICATALFYLDSENVTDSHLSFRMQTDSYLQDHISTGQDQYNYVERVYGTGLGHSDAACLQTFGDVKTPQGRLLAFPNVFQHRVSSFGLKDATKPGHRRFLALWLVDPHERIVSTANVPPQQRDWYADSENYPPESLMTVGEAQEHRLKLMDERSRHDVKVEGELQSASYNFCEH from the exons ATGGCATCTTCCGCATCTCTCCTTACAAGCCGTCGTCTATCTTTAATGtctcaatctcaatcaaCTTCCAGCTGGCTCTCAAGGGCATTTTCAATCCTTTTTCCGtgcaaacaaaaagaaagaatggcCGGCTTCCAGTACCCCGGAGTCAACCTCCCAATACCGCCAGACTACATCCGCCATGATGAGCGGGTGCCCATCTATCCAATCGGTCTGCCGAATGCTCGCGCGGCCGATTCGTATATATTGCCCATCAGAGAAGTCGCCATGATGATGCTCATGGATACTTTGACGGACAAGCCGAATTGGCACGAGAAGGTGTTTGATGAGGCCATTGTCGCGAAATGGCGGCACGAGGCCATGACGCAGCCTCAGCATAGCCTCTTTTTGAGAATCATGGAGGGCAAGTGGGATTCAGATAAACATCCTTTTCCCCAATGCCGAATCCTCTCGGAAGAAGCCTTTGAGTTT TGCATTGCGGAATTACGCAACAAGGCCAAGTACTTTGTCGAAACCGGTCTAATCCCTACTCTTGATTCGGCGGGTaacgccatcatcaagtcGGATAACTTGATCAGTGACAGTCTTCGAGATGAACTGGTCACGGCATTTGACACGCTCCGAGCAGACCAGGCTGAGAATGTGGACTGGCATCCTCGAAGCAACGACATGGTGCAGAACCTAGTGCACCCGTCCATGTATCCCTTTGTATTTG GCCGGTCCAGGTTCCTTGATGAGGAGCAAGTTGGCATAAAAACTGCCCTCGCGTTCATCGGCGAGGGCAGAGTCGTACCAGAAATCGAGTCCATGCCAGATTATGGTGAAAGATTTCTCGACTCATATTGGATAGGGATAAGAAATGTGGTTCCTAAAGAGTATCGTTCAAGCGTGTACCAGTGGCTACCCGCCAATGTGGCATTCCGCGACGATGGAACAACAGAGTTTACTAGCTACATCAACAACCTGCATCCAGAAGAGTATCCGAGCATTTACGAAGCAATTGAGCATGCCATTGACACCGCTCTGCCCGCGTGGGACCAATGTCTACGGAAGAACATTACCTATAAGCACGATATCGTGGCTGGGAGATGTGACTCTCGTTTCGAGCTGATAACTGAGGCAAG TGACGGAGACGAAGATTTATGGACGAAATCAGCGACGTATGGTGTACCGGATGATGACGAACCAGATGAGACGGGTTATGTTCGCACCTCAGCCTTTAGGGCGCTCAGATATCGGTGGCGCCACGTTCACACCAGCGTCGGTCCATTACTCTATCCCGGCGAGTGGGTTCAGGGCCGAGAAGCCATTCTCCCAGAGCCGAAGGAATTTGCAGAGATCGACTACACGCCCAAGAGAAGACTCGGCAAGATGTTCAAGAAGCACGGACTGCAGGTGAttgtgaagatggcgagcaTTGAGTTGACTCCTGAGAAGCCTCATTTCCCATCGGGGTCATGGCAT GTTGAGGGCCAGATGAACGAGAGAATATGCGCCACAGCGCTATTCTATCTTGATAGCGAAAACGTGACGGACAGCCATTTGTCGTTCCGCATGCAGACAGACTCGTATCTGCAAGACCATATCTCAACCGGACAAGACCAGTACAACTACGTGGAGCGCGTCTATGGCACCGGCCTGGGACACTCTGATGCCGCCTGCTTGCAGACCTTTGGAGACGTCAAGACGCCTCAAGGCCGGCTGCTTGCTTTTCCCAACGTATT CCAACATCGAGTTTCGTCGTTTGGACTCAAAGACGCGACCAAGCCGGGCCACAGGCGTTTCCTGGCCCTGTGGCTTGTTGATCCTCATGAGCGCATCGTTTCTACCGCCAATGTGCCGCCTCAGCAGCGAGACTGGTATGCTGATAGCGAGAACTACCCGCCTGAGAGCCTCATGACGGTGGGAGAGGCGCAGGAGCATCGGCTGAAGCTGATGGACGAGCGATCGAGACACGACGTCAAAGTGGAGGGTGAACTACAGAGTGCTTCGTATAATTTTTGCGAGCATTAG
- a CDS encoding uncharacterized protein (EggNog:ENOG41~TransMembrane:1 (i33-54o)), whose product MWITHSEGSRDLVQNTIHDEVRRLLRDYNTYNVMDLLAAAQSMLILLIILFFGIGHSPALAHPIDAQLLIDMWNVKRSLASTGLFLEQESNHTLPSWKEWAVVSAKRRTILGLHHLEWAWSLRYGYPILTCFELGPFPAPAARHLWQNGHEKEWECLYKDWLRQWADGSYKMAELFRVNASKESDALDPRSELWLAEADEFGMMLMAEANGIGVQY is encoded by the exons ATGTGGATCACACACTCGGAGGGGAGTCGTGATTTGGTGCAAAATACGATACACGACGAAGTTCGAAGGCTGCTTCGAGAC TATAATACTTACAATGTAATGGACCTTCTTGCAGCCGCACAGTCCATGCTCAttctcctcatcatcctcttttTCGGCATCGGACACTCGCCGGCACTGGCCCATCCGATTGACGCGCAACTGCTGATAGACATGTGGAACGTCAAAcgcagcttggccagcacGGGTTTGTTCCTAGAACAAGAATCAAATCATACCCTGCCATCCTGGAAAGAATGGGCAGTCGTCTCCGCCAAGCGCCGCACGATCCTCggcctccatcatctcgagTGGGCGTGGTCACTTCGGTACGGATATCCAATCCTCACGTGCTTTGAGCTGGGACCATttcctgctcctgctgccaGACATCTCTGGCAGAATGGCCATGAGAAGGAGTGGGAGTGTCTTTATAAAGACTGGCTCAGGCAGTGGGCTGATGGGAGTTACAAAATGGCGGAACTGTTTCGAGTTAATGCTAGTAAGGAAAGTGACGCTCTAGATCCTAGAAGCGAGCTGTGGCTGGCAGAAGCAGACGAGTTCGgcatgatgctgatggcggAAG CGAATGGCATTGGCGTTCAGTACTAG
- a CDS encoding uncharacterized protein (EggNog:ENOG41) — MSNNSEPNINWDPYIQDITSFYITQNKTAEETIQYLRETHGLQVTLRQFKYKFGRQKNIAGKDWTTGIIPAIRKRALENKESDVYFHGDKLDPKRLKRGISRYDTEVSRDFLDLDTSTVIGQNLNDRLCITTPPNHSASPLTNPNPEIHQDVTEVTLPEAPVQILRSISPSSVGRASPSNGGHSLPPNPDEDAQLLGTSMQESIDFSFTPMSSDGLFGSFGVENLLVVPQFLLKSNLPYFQLKYSIPQSTSSPGVPSTNGSFDIPTTTNQPSNDLPSMLAKVIGFPYNGQIADAIPSFVTKLQALVPEQEPGELNTQIQAFSDPSQKPPIFQLFEVAAYFCSNNMLQKSQAATFVKWIIEHDHAKSLIPFLRSRRDMLTVKAFIPSLVEAGASIKNQKFLKQLHSIGAKFDHAAAELLKIEDPEFQAFVLSAVDPELLKGESGGRLLRYVARTQNVEVAEVLIQAGAKVNVSLSEEVPTPALWEAIQCNNFEMVKCLVRAGADVNKRSFGVPAGHTAKPLSLAVKKKNKRLVEYLLDQNVAIEGFLYNRPLLQYAANEVPDIYKLLLKKSGGVPEVTIDQLIEAANSVVPTFLESLSQHPQVSERMLEEAMVKALNEEKTWAVVNFLQHGVDPNGSHIPNPKLRPLEVATTLETFSFSLIYTDVLIRAKVDVNIDDLVGRVVRDDDYNPVIEQLVDAGLDLKKYGPTTIEAAAESGNTDALVLLIDRGSSVNSYGDRFTPFQAVALHQSLWLLKYLFEKGAEVNKPAFPVRGYTALQAAAMDCSIEKVQYLLGVGAEINAPPAETGGATTLEATVRPLVAINDDDADERYDEKSELAETFIFLLSKGTTVDRTDGSNSPLLHDIIERENTHLLKLVLDAGANTTHRWRTLSSSWCERTPLQLAAEMGQVDAVKLLLDHQADPNALPAHRHGKTALQAAASSETACIETVELLLNAGATINADPAPLGGISALQGAAIKGYFQIAMLLIEKGANVNALPAISNGRTAIEGAAEHGRLDMVQMLLNAGAIGDVIRKTGFKKAISLARKNRHFAVVDLLESH, encoded by the exons ATGTCAAACAATTCTGAGCCCAACATCAATTGGGATCCGTACATTCAGGATATTACCTCTTTTTATATCACACAGAACAAGACCGCTGAGGAAACAATTCAGTATTTGCGCGAAACCCACGGTTTACAAGTCAC CCTAAGGCAATTCAAGTACAAATTCGGCAGGCAAAAGAACATTGCGGGGAAAGACTGGACGACCGGTATCATCCCAGCAATTAGAAAGCGCGCCTTGGAGAACAAGGAAAGCGATGTCTATTTTCATGGAGATAAACTTGACCCTAAACGTCTCAAGAGAGGTATCAGCCGATACGACACAGAGGTGAGCCGAGATTTTTTGGATCTCGACACCTCAACAG TGATCGGACAAAATCTCAACGATCGGCTCTGCATTACAACTCCTCCAAACCATTCAGCATCGCCACTTACCAACCCTAATCCCGAAATACATCAGGATGTCACGGAAGTCACCTTACCAGAGGCACCAGTACAGATTCTGCGCAGCATCTCTCCCAGTTCTGTAGGGAGAGCATCGCCTTCTA ACGGCGGCCATTCGCTCCCTCCCAACCCTGACGAAGATGCTCAACTTCTTGGTACATCTATGCAGGAGTCTATAGACTTTTCATTTACACCGATGAGCAGCGACGGACTATTCGGGTCGTTCGGAGTGGAAAACCTGTTGGTCGTGCCACAATTCCTCCTCAAATCAAATCTGCCCTACTTCCAATTGAAGTACTCTATTCCGCAAAGCA CCAGCAGCCCTGGGGTTCCGTCAACGAATGGATCATTCGATATACCAACGACTACTAACCAACCTTCAAATGACCTTCCATCCATGCTTGCAAAGGTCATTGGCTTCCCCTACAACGGCCAGATTGCGGATGCCATTCCTTCTTTTGTTACTAAGCTCCAGGCTCTGGTACCAGAACAAGAGCCCGGGGAGCTTAACACCCAAATTCAAGCGTTCTCTGATCCCTCCCAAAAGCCGCCCATTTTTCAACTATTCGAAGTTGCCGCTTACTTCTGCTCCAATAATATGCTACAAAAATCCCAAGCGGCAACATTCGTCAAATGGATAATCGAGCACGATCATGCGAAGTCTCTTATACCCTTCTTACGATCGCGCCGGGACATGCTTACTGTGAAAGCATTCATCCCCAGCCTTGTAGAAGCTGGTGCCTCTATAAAAAACCAAAAATTTCTGAAGCAACTCCACTCCATTGGTGCTAAATTCGATCATGCTGCGGCAGAGCTCTTGAAGATCGAAGACCCGGAGTTCCAGGCATTCGTTTTGTCCGCCGTTGATCCAGAATTACTCAAAGGAGAGTCCGGTGGTCGTCTTCTCCGATACGTGGCGCGTACACAAAATGTCGAAGTGGCAGAAGTATTAATTCAAGCTGGGGCCAAAGTCAACGTTAGTCTATCAGAGGAGGTGCCAACACCTGCTCTCTGGGAAGCAATTCAATGCAACAACTTTGAGATGGTCAAATGTCTAGTCAGAGCTGGAGCAGACGTGAACAAACGTTCTTTCGGGGTACCTGCCGGCCATACAGCTAAGCCGCTGTCTCTCGcggtgaagaaaaagaataaaagactCGTTGAGTATTTGCTAGATCAGAATGTGGCGATAGAAGGCTTCTTGTACAACAGGCCACTTCTTCAGTACGCGGCCAATGAGGTTCCGGATATTTACAAACTTCTGCTGAAGAAATCGGGAGGCGTGCCTGAAGTTACTATTGATCAGTTAATAGAAGCCGCAAATTCAGTCGTTCCAACTTTTTTGGAATCTCTTTCCCAACATCCTCAAGTCTCTGAAAGAATGCTCGAAGAAGCCATGGTCAAGGCATTGAATGAGGAGAAAACCTGGGCAGTTGTCAATTTCCTACAGCACGGAGTCGATCCCAATGGTTCTCATATACCAAACCCTAAACTCCGCCCTTTGGAAGTCGCGACCACTTTGGAAACTTTTTCATTTAGCCTGATATATACAGACGTCTTGATTCGCGCTAAAGTCGATGTCAATATCGATGATCTTGTGGGGCGTGTTGTTAGGGACGATGATTACAATCCTGTCATTGAACAATTGGTCGACGCAGGACTTGATCTCAAAAAGTATGGCCCTACTACAATTGAGGCGGCCGCGGAAAGCGGAAACACGGATGCGTTGGTCCTGTTAATTGATAGGGGCTCGTCTGTTAATAGCTACGGAGACAGATTTACTCCCTTTCAAGCAGTCGCCCTGCATCAAAGTCTTTGGCTATTGAAATATCTTTTCGAGAAAGGGGCCGAAGTAAACAAGCCAGCTTTTCCAGTCCGAGGGTATACGGCCTTacaagctgcagccatggATTGTTCAATAGAGAAGGTACAATATCTCCTGGGTGTTGGCGCTGAAATAAATGCTCCTCCAGCCGAAACGGGTGGGGCAACGACTCTCGAGGCTACGGTCAGACCATTGGTGGCGAtcaatgatgacgatgctgatgaaCGGTATGATGAGAAGAGTGAGCTTGCAGAGACTTTCATTTTTCTCCTTAGTAAAGGTACAACAGTGGATCGTACAGACGGGTCAAATAGCCCGCTACTACACGATATCATTGAACGTGAGAACACTCATCTCCTTAAGCTGGTCCTTGACGCAGGAGCAAATACAACCCATCGATGGCGAACGCTATCCTCGTCATGGTGCGAGAGGACGCCGCTGCAACTTGCCGCAGAAATGGGCCAGGTGGACGCTgtgaagcttcttcttgatcaCCAGGCAGATCCGAATGCCTTACCAGCACATCGCCATGGGAAGACAGCTCTccaagctgcagcatcgTCGGAAACGGCTTGCATAGAGACGGTAGAATTGCTTCTCAATGCAGGTGCTACAATCAATGCAGACCCCGCTCCTCTTGGGGGCATTAGCGCCCTTCAGGGCGCCGCAATCAAGGGATATTTTCAGATAGCGATGTTGCTGATCGAAAAAGGGGCAAATGTAAATGCCCTTCCTGCGATAAGTAATGGACGTACGGCAATTGAAGGGGCTGCAGAGCATGGGCGATTGGATATGGTACAGATGCTGCTCAACGCAGGCGCAATTGGAGATGTCATCCGAAAGACTGGCTTCAAGAAGGCTATTAGTTTGGCCAGGAAGAATCGCCATTTTGCTGTCGTCGATTTACTCGAGTCTCACTGA
- a CDS encoding uncharacterized protein (EggNog:ENOG41) yields MKIQNPAVPFGSTVVIIGANGYIGAETCDKFLEAGYRVRGTVRNVEEHRAWMYELFDKKYAGKFELMQVVDFEAEGAFDEAFKGAAVVVRGSSRDNTLCISVELQSGKMVVYNVPHKISVDTYNHEDIRKARQEPTLPTAERALTVYGASRAAGELAFWAWVKNNHPPFVANCVVPDGNFGRVLNAEKTNRTSVGMLKRVLAGNWSETMNLAWIINVEDTALLMVAAATLPSIANERIFAYYKQATWNELRLRVRLLYPDRSDLVVGPDSDIVGRDLSNANELVQRAEEVLKELGRPGFTSVDDTLRDFVDTCCT; encoded by the exons ATGAAGATCCAAAATCCAGCGGTTCCTTTTGGCTCCACAGTAGTCATAATCGGAGCCAATGGCTACATTGGCGCTGAGACCTGTGACAAGTTTCTTGAAGCAGGGTACCGGGTGCGCGGCACAGTTCGCAATGTTGAGGAACATCGGGCTTGGATGTATGAGCTTTTTGACAAGAAATATGCCGGAAAATTTGAGCTGATGCAAGTTGTTGACTTCGAAGCTGAAGGGGCATTTGATGAGGCATTCAAAG GTGCCGCGGTGGTAGT CCGCGGCTCAAGCCGAGATAATACGTTATGTATATCTGTCGAGCTCCAAAGCGGTAAAATGGTCGTCTACAACGTGCCTCACAAAATATCAGTGGACACGTACAATCACGAAGATATCCGCAAGGCACGCCAAGAACCTACACTCCCTACGGCAGAGAGAGCCTTGACTGTGTATGGAGCAAGccgggctgctggagaactGGCCTTCTGGGCCTGGGTGAAGAATAATCATCCTCCCTTTGTCGCCAACTGTGTCGTCCCTGATGGAAACTTTGGGCGCGTCCTGAATGCAGAAAAGACCAACAGGACTTCCGTAGGAATGTTGAAGCGCGTCCTAGCCGGTAACTGGAGCGAAACAATGAATCTCG CTTGGATCATTAATGTCGAGGATACTGCGCTCCTGATGGTCGCTGCGGCCACTCTACCTTCAATTGCAAATGAACGTATATTTGCCTACTACAAGCAAGCTACTTGGAACGAATTACGCCTGAGAGTACGTCTGCTCTATCCTGATCGCTCGGATCTTGTAGTTGGACCAGATTCCGACATCGTGGGCAGAGACTTGTCGAACGCGAATGAACTTGTACAACGGGCCGAAGAGGTGCTCAAAGAGCTCGGCCGGCCTGGTTTCACCAGTGTCGATGATACTTTACGCGATTTCGTAGATACCTGTTGTACTTAG